AATTATTACAAATAAACCTACTCTAAAATTTATCGCTCTTTCATTTTTCATACTACTAAATCCCCCGATTATTATGAACCTTAGGACAAAAAGTTCCGAATAGAAATGAGTAACACACTACTACCTATCAGGTAACAAAGAAAGATTATACGTAACAATTAGTGATTTCTCAAAACTCTTTTATTGAGTGCTCTTGGAATTTCACCCCGTTTTGCTAAAATAATGTTTTTACTCACGATAGGGCAGCGTACTTCCGACTAGAATACCAGAGTAAAAACGTCTTTCATCTTTTATATCACTTCCGCAAAGGAGCATGTAAATGAACAAGATTAATAGGGTAATAATAAGTGTTTCAGACAAAGAGGGCATAAGCAATTTTGCCAAGGGTCTTGAGCAATACGACGTAGAAATATTATCTACTGGAGGAACCGCAAAGCAATTAAGAGACTCTGGAGTAAGTGTTATGGATATCTCAGAATACACCGGATCTCCAGAGATATTAGATGGCAGAGTAAAAACACTTCATCCAAAAATTTACGGCGGCGTTTTAGCACTTCGTGATAATGAGACACATATAAAACAGATGAAAGAAAACGATATGGAATCAATTGATATGATTGTTGTTAACCTTTATCCATTCGAAGAGGTTATTAAAAAAGAAAATGTCGATTTAATGGAAGCTATAGAAAACATAGACATTGGCGGACCTACGATGCTAAGGGCCGCTGCAAAAAACTATCAGCATGTGACTCTAGTAACTCACCCAGAGGATTATGCAGATCTGCTAACGGAGCTTAAAGATAATGATGGTTCCATATCTGCTGAAACCAACTTTAAACTTGCAGTCAAAGCGTTTTCATATGTAGCCCGCTATGACGCTGCAATATCTAATTTTCTTGGCGGCATAGATGAGAACGGCGAGAAAACAAAATTCCCTCCAAGCTTAACAGTACATATGGATAAAAAGATGAAGCTTAGATATGGTGAGAATCCTCATCAGGAAGGGTCTTTTTATGTAGAGTCGGGTTTAGAAGAGCCCTGCATTTCAAACTCTATTCAGCTACAGGGAAAAGAGTTGTCTTTAAATAACATATATGATACCGATGCCGCTCTTGAGGCAGTAAAAGATTATAAGCAAGGAGCATGTGTTGTGGTTAAACATAACAACCCTTGCGGCGTAGCAACAGATGAGAGCGTTGTAGAGTCTTTTCTAAAAGCTAAGGCATGTGACCCAGTAAGTTCTTTTGGCGGCATCGTAGCTTTTAACAGAGAAGTAGATGAGGCTACGGCTACAGAGCTTGCAGCAATGTTCTTAGAGGTGGTTATAGCACCTGGGTATTCAGATAAGGCGCTCGAGGTATTATCAAGTAAAACAAACTTAAGGGTTATGAAAACTCCTGATCTCCCACTTGAATCCAGCTCAGGTTTGGATTTTAAAAAGGTGATCGGTGGGGCACTCATTCAAGACAGAGACACAGGGATTGATAGAGATTTTGACGATATGAAAGTAGCAACCAAAAGACAGCCTACAGATGAAGAACTAAGAGCGCTCAAATTTGGATGGACGGTTTGTAAGCACGTAAAGTCAAATGCTATTGTTTTTGCCCGTGACGGTCAGACAGTCGGAATAGGAGCAGGTCAGATGAGCAGGGTCGATTCTGTCAAGATTGCTACTATAAAGGCCGAGCTGCCCACTGAAGGAGCTACGTTGGCTTCAGACGCGTTCTTTCCATTTCGTGATGGCATAGATGAGGCAGCCAAAGCTGGTATTACAGCCATTGTGCAGCCGGGCGGCTCAATCAGAGACCAGGATATAATCGACGCTTGTGATGAACATGACATCGCCATGGTGTTTACAGGTTTTAGACACTTTAAACACTAATACATCTCATAATAAGTATTTAATCTTTTGTAAACTGCCTTATATTAATAGGTAGTGTTATGAAAATTACAATTTACTACGACTACGTATGTCCATTTTGCTATTTAGGGACAAAACGAATCTTAGAGCTATCCAGGGAGTTTTCTTTAGAGCTTGAGTGGAAGGGCACAGAGATTCATCCGGA
Above is a window of Thermodesulfobacteriota bacterium DNA encoding:
- the purH gene encoding bifunctional phosphoribosylaminoimidazolecarboxamide formyltransferase/IMP cyclohydrolase; the protein is MNKINRVIISVSDKEGISNFAKGLEQYDVEILSTGGTAKQLRDSGVSVMDISEYTGSPEILDGRVKTLHPKIYGGVLALRDNETHIKQMKENDMESIDMIVVNLYPFEEVIKKENVDLMEAIENIDIGGPTMLRAAAKNYQHVTLVTHPEDYADLLTELKDNDGSISAETNFKLAVKAFSYVARYDAAISNFLGGIDENGEKTKFPPSLTVHMDKKMKLRYGENPHQEGSFYVESGLEEPCISNSIQLQGKELSLNNIYDTDAALEAVKDYKQGACVVVKHNNPCGVATDESVVESFLKAKACDPVSSFGGIVAFNREVDEATATELAAMFLEVVIAPGYSDKALEVLSSKTNLRVMKTPDLPLESSSGLDFKKVIGGALIQDRDTGIDRDFDDMKVATKRQPTDEELRALKFGWTVCKHVKSNAIVFARDGQTVGIGAGQMSRVDSVKIATIKAELPTEGATLASDAFFPFRDGIDEAAKAGITAIVQPGGSIRDQDIIDACDEHDIAMVFTGFRHFKH